The DNA window TCTATCATTTTCCTTTACTTTGCTGGTCTAATGAAGCCTTCTGTGTTGAACGATGTTTTACTACAAGAATAATGGTAATTAAACAACTTATATATTGAATCAGTCATaattaaatatcaaaattttatcACAAATATCAATTAGTTGTGGTGTTTATTtaactaaaataattttaagcTATTAATATCAAGTCGGTTGAGTTTCAGTTTTCATACAAATATTATATTCCCGGTATCCCCATATATATTTGACTCGAATAAAAAAGGAGAATGACATTAAAGGTCCCAGTCCATTGCTCCTCACCATTCCGTGTTCCGTTTAATTTGAAGCTCTGAACATCTGGCCacacttttcttccttttgaccACTCAACGCTGGCCTTAGAATGGACTCGTATTACCTGCTAGCTAGTATAATTGTCCCAATCACACTCCATATATATAGATGTATGACGACTCCATGGAAATACCactactctctctctcatcacctTGGTTAATTATATAGCCGCATACTCTTACCACCTCTCACAAGAACAAAACTTTCCCTCCTTCCACACAATGTATCAATATCTTTATCATTTAATCTAATTTCCAGCTTCTTAGTTCTTATCCCCTCCATCAAATTTTGTCATTTGTTAATTATACAACCACTTTTTTTTCATGGATGATATTGAAGTTCCTCAGTATTTCATCTGCCCAATATCTCTTCAGATCATGAAAGACCCTGTGACAACCATTACAGGTATCACGTATGACCGGGAGAGCATCGAGCACTGGCTATTCCAGAGCAAGAACATCACATGTCCTGCCACCAAACAGCCGCTCCCGAAAGACTCCGAACTAACCCCCAACCACACGTTGCGCCGCTTAATTCAGGCGTGGTGCACTGACAATGCCTCCTACGGCATTGATCGAATACCAACTCCGAAACCACCTCTCAACAAGGCTCAAGTCCTCAAGCTCCTCAAGGACTTTTGGCACCCTCAGCTCCAGCTGAATATTATTCGAAAGTTGGAGTTCCTCGCGGTGGAAAACGAAGGGAATAGGAAGTACATGGTGGAAGCCGGCGTGGCTAAGGCCATGTTGTTATTCATTACAAACATATGTTACAAGAACGGCCAGGTGGATGGCCTAGAAGAAGCCCTTAGCATACTTCACTTTGTTCGGATTTCTTCCGAAGAATTAAACCGTCTCTTTATGGAAAACGATCAGATCATCAATTCGTTGACATGGGTTTTTGGTTGCGAAACGGAGAATCAAATCGCGGTCAGTACGCAT is part of the Malus domestica chromosome 12, GDT2T_hap1 genome and encodes:
- the LOC103421753 gene encoding E3 ubiquitin-protein ligase PUB24-like; this translates as MDDIEVPQYFICPISLQIMKDPVTTITGITYDRESIEHWLFQSKNITCPATKQPLPKDSELTPNHTLRRLIQAWCTDNASYGIDRIPTPKPPLNKAQVLKLLKDFWHPQLQLNIIRKLEFLAVENEGNRKYMVEAGVAKAMLLFITNICYKNGQVDGLEEALSILHFVRISSEELNRLFMENDQIINSLTWVFGCETENQIAVSTHAVLVLKYIIQKANSTVLETLDRNFFKKLVGILRNGVTQQGVNAALHVMLDACPWGRNRIKMVDAGAVYELIELEFCAPEKRTTELIFGILFHLCSCADGRAQFISHKGGISVVSKRLLRVSPTTNDRAVLILSMVSKYSGTNSVLQEMLEVGAVPKLCTLLQVDCAPYLKDKAREILKSHYEEWKNCPCLGMSLYPR